Proteins from a genomic interval of Acinonyx jubatus isolate Ajub_Pintada_27869175 chromosome B4, VMU_Ajub_asm_v1.0, whole genome shotgun sequence:
- the NAGA gene encoding alpha-N-acetylgalactosaminidase isoform X1: MLLKTVLLLALVARVLVLENGLLRKPPMGWLAWERFRCNTDCDEDPKNCISERLFMEMADHLAQDGWRDLGYTYLNMDDCWIGGRDAKGRLIPDPKRFPNGIAFLADYAHSLGLKLGIYEDMGNFTCMGYPGITLDKVTQDAQTFAEWKVDMLKLDGCFSTPEERAMGYPKMAAALNATGRPIAFSCSWPAYEGGLPPKVNYSLLAEICNVWRNYDDIQDSWSSVLSILDWFVDHQDILQPVAGPGHWNDPDMLLIGNFGLSFEQARAQMALWTVLAAPLFMSTDLRTISAQNMDILQNPLMIKINQDPLGIQGRRILKEKSHIEVYVRPLADEASALVFFSRRTDMPYRYHSSLARLNFNSSNTYEAQNVYTGDVISGLHPKTNFTVVINPSGVVMWYLYPIRKLGKSQQ, from the exons ATGTTGCTGAAAACAG TGCTCTTGCTGGCCCTGGTGGCCCGGGTGCTGGTGCTAGAGAATGGGCTCCTGCGGAAGCCACCCATGGGCTGGCTGGCCTGGGAACGTTTCCGCTGCAACACTGACTGTGACGAGGACCCGAAGAACTGCATCAG CGAGCGGCTCTTCATGGAGATGGCCGACCACTTGGCACAAGACGGATGGCGGGACCTGGGCTACACATACCTTAACATGGATGACTGCTGGATTGGTGGGCGTGACGCCAAAGGCCGCCTGATACCAGATCCCAAGCGCTTCCCCAATGGCATTGCCTTCCTGGCTGACTAT GCTCACTCCCTGGGCCTGAAGCTGGGCATCTACGAGGACATGGGCAACTTCACCTGTATGGGTTACCCAGGCATCACGCTAGACAAGGTGACTCAGGATGCTCAAACCTTTGCCGAGTGGAAGGTGGACATGCTGAAGTTGGATGGCTGCTTTTCGACCCCCGAGGAACGGGCCATGG GATACCCCAAGATGGCAGCTGCCCTGAATGCCACAGGCCGCCCCATTGCCTTCTCCTGCAGTTGGCCGGCCTATGAAGGGGGCCTTCCCCCAAAG GTGAACTACAGTCTGCTGGCAGAAATCTGCAACGTCTGGCGCAACTATGATGACATCCAGGACTCCTGGAGTAGCGTGCTGTCCATCCTGGACTGGTTTGTGGACCACCAGGACATACTGCAGCCGGTGGCAGGCCCTGGACACTGGAACGACCCAGACATG ctgCTCATAGGGAACTTTGGCCTCAGCTTTGAGCAAGCCCGGGCCCAGATGGCCCTATGGACAGTGTTGGCAGCCCCCCTCTTCATGTCCACGGACCTGCGTACCATTTCTGCCCAGAATATGGACATTCTGCAGAATCCACTCATGATCAAAATCAACCAGGATCCCTTGGGCATCCAAGGACGCAGGATTCTCAAG GAGAAATCCCACATTGAAGTGTACGTGAGGCCCCTGGCCGACGAGGCTAGCGCCTTAGTCTTCTTCAGCCGCCGGACGGATATGCCTTATCGCTACCACTCCTCCCTCGCCCGGCTCAACTTTAACAGCTCCAACACCTATGAG GCCCAGAACGTCTACACGGGTGATGTCATCAGTGGCCTCCACCCTAAAACCAACTTCACGGTGGTCATCAACCCTTCAGGGGTAGTGATGTGGTACCTGTATCCCATCAGGAAGCTGGGGAAGTCCCAGCAATGA
- the NAGA gene encoding alpha-N-acetylgalactosaminidase isoform X2 has translation MLLKTVLLLALVARVLVLENGLLRKPPMGWLAWERFRCNTDCDEDPKNCISERLFMEMADHLAQDGWRDLGYTYLNMDDCWIGGRDAKGRLIPDPKRFPNGIAFLADYAHSLGLKLGIYEDMGNFTCMGYPGITLDKVTQDAQTFAEWKVDMLKLDGCFSTPEERAMGYPKMAAALNATGRPIAFSCSWPAYEGGLPPKVNYSLLAEICNVWRNYDDIQDSWSSVLSILDWFVDHQDILQPVAGPGHWNDPDMLLIGNFGLSFEQARAQMALWTVLAAPLFMSTDLRTISAQNMDILQNPLMIKINQDPLGIQGRRILKRGAWHRLSVGEHLLSQGRISWGCWRAGVSSKLLHDMEPWVREAQSSKEGQGGDFRACLSREPSR, from the exons ATGTTGCTGAAAACAG TGCTCTTGCTGGCCCTGGTGGCCCGGGTGCTGGTGCTAGAGAATGGGCTCCTGCGGAAGCCACCCATGGGCTGGCTGGCCTGGGAACGTTTCCGCTGCAACACTGACTGTGACGAGGACCCGAAGAACTGCATCAG CGAGCGGCTCTTCATGGAGATGGCCGACCACTTGGCACAAGACGGATGGCGGGACCTGGGCTACACATACCTTAACATGGATGACTGCTGGATTGGTGGGCGTGACGCCAAAGGCCGCCTGATACCAGATCCCAAGCGCTTCCCCAATGGCATTGCCTTCCTGGCTGACTAT GCTCACTCCCTGGGCCTGAAGCTGGGCATCTACGAGGACATGGGCAACTTCACCTGTATGGGTTACCCAGGCATCACGCTAGACAAGGTGACTCAGGATGCTCAAACCTTTGCCGAGTGGAAGGTGGACATGCTGAAGTTGGATGGCTGCTTTTCGACCCCCGAGGAACGGGCCATGG GATACCCCAAGATGGCAGCTGCCCTGAATGCCACAGGCCGCCCCATTGCCTTCTCCTGCAGTTGGCCGGCCTATGAAGGGGGCCTTCCCCCAAAG GTGAACTACAGTCTGCTGGCAGAAATCTGCAACGTCTGGCGCAACTATGATGACATCCAGGACTCCTGGAGTAGCGTGCTGTCCATCCTGGACTGGTTTGTGGACCACCAGGACATACTGCAGCCGGTGGCAGGCCCTGGACACTGGAACGACCCAGACATG ctgCTCATAGGGAACTTTGGCCTCAGCTTTGAGCAAGCCCGGGCCCAGATGGCCCTATGGACAGTGTTGGCAGCCCCCCTCTTCATGTCCACGGACCTGCGTACCATTTCTGCCCAGAATATGGACATTCTGCAGAATCCACTCATGATCAAAATCAACCAGGATCCCTTGGGCATCCAAGGACGCAGGATTCTCAAG CGTGGGGCCTGGCACAGATTAAGTGTCGGGGAGCATCTGCTGAGTCAGGGAAGAATAAGTTGGGGGTGCTGGAGGGCTGGGGTATCCTCCAAACTTCTGCATGACATGGAGCCATGGGTTAGGGAGGCCCAAAGCTCAaaggagggccagggaggggatTTCAGGGCCTGCCTGAGCAGGGAGCCCAGCCGGTAG